In the Salvia miltiorrhiza cultivar Shanhuang (shh) chromosome 8, IMPLAD_Smil_shh, whole genome shotgun sequence genome, GGTGTCTCAGCTGTTGGATAACCGCGAGAAGAAGAAACAAGCGATGGCTGAGAATATTGATATTGAAGCTGCGTGGCGTATGATTGCAAAACTGCAGAGGCAGCTGGATGAGCAAAGACAAATTAGAGAGGCCAACAGACGTGCACAGCCTCCTCCACCACCTTCACTACTCGATTACATGTACCAATCTCAAGTTGGGCAATTTGATGGAGGTGGACGGGGGTCAGCTATGCAGGCAAACACTTTTGAATTAGAGGAGATGGCCTCCAATAGCTACCAATTGCCACATGATCGGAGCTCCACAAGGATGATTGTCAATGAACCGAAGAAGGATTCACTagaggagatgatgaagcaagtgTTGGTGAAGGTGACCGGGATGGAGGCAAACTCGGCAAACATGGGGATCAAAATCTCCAACATGGAGCAAAATTTGTCAGCATTGTCcaagcaggtgcagatgttggagactcaagttggtcagatggctaaccaagcagctgcgcagaacaagccaggccaatttcctagtAACACTCAGTTCAACCCGAAGAGCCAATATCAacaacctcagcaaaatcagcaatgtcattccatccgggtggttgataattcagttgaggatgaagaacAACGGGATTatccagggcagaggaatcaccattcctctgcagaacAACGGGATTATCCAGAGCAGAGGATGAAGAAGCATGTTTCTATTCCTACTACTCCCAGGACCGAGTACAAGCTTGCTGTTCCAATCCCCCGCTGCTTGGCCAAGCCAAATTCAGATGAAAAGATAGTCAAGTTCTTGGAGATATCTTTGAAGCATAATGATCCCGATTGCTTTATCGTTGATTGTGTGATTGGTTGGCTTACCTTTTCAGAGGTGTTATGGGATTTAGATGTTTGCTTTCTTTTGATGCCCCTCTTTGTTTTCCAGCGTGTGGGGATAGGATGAGCCATGAGGTATcatcgagctctagacgttaaattaagcacttgttgggaggtaacccaactatttttttttttttttttttctttgttttgttttccttccttttagtttcgttgtgttttgttttgtttcttttgtttctttgtttagttTGGGGGCAGGTGttctctgccagatttctggtGGTTTTAATGTTCCAGCGCGGCCATTTTTCTCACTGCACTTTTCCACGCTGCACATATCCAGCGGAGCCACTCAATTCGCTGCCCCGTTaagcgctgctctgccagcgataTGCTTATCCGCGCTGCgccgccagagaagtcactctcACCTCTGAAACAGACCGCAAACCCTCTTCTTCACCACTTCGCCCGATGATTCAGtttttcattgccgataatcagggacgttttctacactcttaatatttcttttatgccctgaggacatggcatgctttaagtgtgggggagtggtgttttgtgcgtatttttttttgaaaaattgggcgaaattgatttttctatgcttagtttttggtctagAATCtagctaatttttatgaatttgtggaagagaagatggttttcaatgtgcatttcgggtttgtgaatgaatggaggatgttcttgttttacctttgatatatgtttcttgattgtgcaaagaattatgagttttgttgcaacacttttgtaagttagtaaaacgtgatttgtccggtagatgctagaaggagtgttgtcattgtgattgcctacgatcgtatcttatctgtgaaatgtgaaaaaatgttggacgaattgccaacttcaaaattgccagctctgaaacatctggcctgttctataatgtgatagctctgagtctctgctcctctagtctaactatgagcatgggaaaccacgtggaaatactttggattacatccaaatggttttctttcatgaattatggctcaactgtcgaaaatctcaagcacacaaagtgtgaaaaatggtgatattgattataaaggcgatcacattagggaattcacttctagcggagaattgggtctgatcgaattacttgcattactcttttgttgcttcttaaactttgagttacttgcatgaccgagagatgtatgttgattgtaaagttttgaattgactttgtgaatgatgGGATGGAAATAAAcgttgttgaaatcaatctcttcctaggattcatatagattttgcttgaggacaagcaaaaggctaagtgtgggggagttgatttatgcttaatttacactatttttaggggtttgcatgtgcatgttttaagataatcttctggaatttggtgcgtttatggtgtattttatgctttgcaggagatttaggctttcgagatggaagaatgcaattttagATGATTTTCGCGATTTTTAGGTGTTTTGGTatgcagagcagcgaaatcactcattcctctggaagaccagagaagtcaaagcCCAGATCAGCGAAGTCAAAAACCaaggccagaggagtcgaggccagaggaatcgacatctccagagcagagaaaccaaagtcagaggagtcaccattcctctggagaAAGTTAGAGGAGTCTATGCCAGCGGAGTCGCTTTCCCCTCTGaccagcggaatcgagaagccagagcagaggaatcacttatTTCTCTGCCGAGAAGCGCCAGCGTCAGAGACGTAAAGTTCAGCGCTCAATAGACAGAGatgccagagagatcaaccattccgctggcgataccattcctctggcgaggtcagagaagtCGTCCATTCCTCTGACGCAACCCGTTCCCCGAgagacatccattcctctggcgagaatcGCGAAGGCAGCGAGAgtgggagtgttttcagtgcgtGCATCCAACtggaaagttgccttatttcacacgattctattacctttggAATTCTATTTCCATTAGAAtcctactttgcatggcaactttccatggtgatccgaaggaagtttgaagcctataaataggtcctcttttggcCTTTCAAGAAAAAGAGATCAACGCAGACCACCGAAAACCttagcattcatactttagtttttagctttagatttttattgtttttctagtttttaaggcttggatcaagattgaagattcaagtcgctacttcagtttttattcggtttttatttaattcagtttttacaattgtgttctttttaattatgtttatgtttgatttcattatgtctggctagtcttttattctgaacctagggtttgtacatagctaattaattatgtgtttctgatttattgatatcaatttgccctccaacttatgattcatgattcctggtgcttaatctcttgtgaattatctgatcaatgatttacatgtctagctgttcagtttgagtcttgaatgcgataattgttcagccgattcaggaatgcatgatatagtattatccttgagtcttgaatgcgataggtgaaccTATAgaaagctattctttatgtgctttttggagttaatttattccttggagtcttgaatgcgaaaaggggtttattaatctacgtttataggtggtcgttagagacgcttgtgaataatatagtgatctttcatcagggttggattaaaattggtaattgaatcaataggttaaatgcatatagttgatttgtgaaagtacatccctagggtcagagttttccttatatttgagttagttatcgttatttatatgttctttagttttatttggttaaatttagttcgagtttcaccttcataattgttttgcctgaatattactagagtttaattaggattacttagagtgattcgttataatagtccctgtggatacgatactcggttactttttacttgctacaattacctgtgttagttgcagtttttgttgctaagaaataagtgatcacaccccccgggtcctccatgctccgctcAGAatgttcaagcttggatgggaagcagcaaatgAATGCACACAAAGGAGGGAAGCAACAAAGGAATGCAcacaaaggagggaagcagcaaaggaatgcatacaaatgagggaagcagcagaggaatgctctgcCACCATCCGTgaccccaatgctctgccaccgtccgtgatcccaatgctctgccaccgtccgtgaccccaatactctgccaccgtccgtgatcccaatgctctgccgccgtccatgatcccaatgctctgccgccgtccgtgatcccaatgctctgcctccgtccgtgaccccaatgctatgccaccgtccgtgatcccaatgctctgccgccgtccgtgatcccaatgctctgccgcctGCCGAGATTTCAATactctgccgggatttcaatcctctgccgggatttcaatgctctgccgaGATTTCAATCCCCtaccgggatttcaatgctctgccgggatttcaatcccctgtcgggatttcaatcctctgccaggatttcaatgctctgacaggcatttctctgttctgaaaaaacatttctctgctctgaccgggctgctctgacgggcatttctctgttctgaaaaggcatttctctgctctgaccgggctgctctgacgggcatttctctgttATGAaaaggcatttctctgctctgaccaggttgctctgacgggcatttctctgttctgaaaaggcatttctctgctctgaccgggctgctctgacgggcatttctctgttATGAAAAGACATTTCTCTACTCTGACCAGGTtgctctgacgggcatttctctgttctgaaaAGGCATTTCTCtactctgaccgggctgctctgacgggcatttctctgttctgaaagggtatttctctgctctgaccgggctaggcatttctctgctctgaccaggttgggtatttctctgctctaccTTACTCTGCGGGATGCTCTGTTCTACTCTACAGGatgctctgctctactctgcGGGCTACACTATTTTGCGCCTCTGCTCTATGGGCTGCTTTGATCTATTCTAATCGTTGCTCAGCGAGAAATAAGCCGCCTTTTAGCGTGCTACTGTCATCTATCGGTCTTCTCATGCGCTGGTTTTCTTATGCGCGGATTATCTATTGGTATTCTCACGCGCTGGATTTCTTACGCGCTCAACAACATggtatattgttcagactcgACAAATATTTATGACGGGTTTTCTCAACTTCGACATGGGTCTTCCTATGTTATTCGGATATTCTTGCAACGGTCTTCTGATTCATCCAACACAAAGCATTTATATTGCTTATCTATGCAAAGTACtcaatatggggtattctcagcGCTGGTCTTCTTATACGCCCaaagaaatgaaaattatttatctttgtcaacattcaacaaacaagaaggaaatctaacttggaactacaattccaaagtcaagggaaaaatgcttatctttgctttcttacagtattaaaactcttatgtcttcatgatttgcagggattaaggaaaacagcacagcgctggctttaacaatacttcgctggctgaacacgaagaatacccggttcaaccagactaggggggagtagctgatgaggactgaaatatgcaccagcacTGTGCTAAACAAGGCTACAGGAATTACTACAGTAACGCAGCTCGACTCTCGGTTCGATTAAGGAGCGAAGCTCATGTAATAGGGGCTTGGGCCCAGTTATTTAGGGCTAGTGGGCTAATGGGCCAAATAGGCTCAAGGCCCTTACTTTCTCCCTTTCCTATAAATAGCTCATTTTAGCTTTCATTCAAGAGGATAGTCATTTTTTAACTTACAACTTGTAAAGTGTAAAATACTCTCTCAGTTATAGTGGAAAACCCCaaacaccccgtggacgtaggtcttctcgaccgaaccacgtaaatccggtgtcgtttactgcttttatTTACCGTAttatttctcgtttcaccagCTGTGAATTCgcgaataatttttaaatttttatatgcaagggtaaaatggtaagtgtggctaatttttaaatttttttatcttagtgggtattttttaaatttacaattcCAAAGtgactattttcaaaatccactcaatttaaaatgtatattgaatattttttcatgaatcaaatttgacaatatgattaaaataaaaaagaataagaaagagaaagaaaattaatggaagaagagagagaaaaaaagtgGAGGGGAAAAACTCTTTTTTCATAtcttatatagatatagatgtgAATGAAGTTGGTAATGGAGTAAGgaaatgtgagtggagttgaATTGTATGAAAcatactactcccttcgtctcattaGAAATGTCTTAGTTTTCATAATGGGATGTTCTATTACAAatgtatcatttttttatataaataattaaaagattaattaattaatgggtccactattttttctctttctatacctatttttacaaatctcaatttatttttatatttttactaatttacTTTATCTACTAAATATACATTCCTTAATCACGTGTCTAAAAGTAATGGAATATTTATAACgtgacggatggagtattataaattaaagtaaCAATTTTTGTACAACCAGAAGAGTCTTGTAATGAGTTGTCTCTTCTGCATGTACTGAGTGGTAGTTGACTTGatcaaaaaaaatttaaccaTCTCTTTTCTTATAATTGGTTCATGGTATTTCCAAATTACTTATCAAGTCCAatatctaatatataaaaaaaaaaaaaagttttttccTCCAtcttttccctctctttttctctctcttcttctatgaattttttcattcttttttcttttagtttttcataatttaattcttttgtaaatatgtcaaatttaattcatgatttttttttcaatatgcatcttaaatttaatactattgtataaaaacataaaaaatgaataagttatgaaaattttaaaatattatattttctctctattcattaaatattttattttctctcttttcattaaaattttataactttttatttaggtttgtatatgaaaatatttattatgacgtgtaactctataataataatgtgtaagtgctaatttttgttattgaatCATTtgttacactttatacaaagttgttaatataatttttaaatttaaagttttattgaataattgacgtgaattattttatttttaaaatatattttatatttatttaaatatagtaattttgatGTTCGCACGAATGGACGTTGTAGTGTTAATTAAATATGCAATTTTGATGTTTACACTGCTTTAAGTATTGACACCTATCTAAACTATGCATTTTCTTAGTTTTATATTGTGTTAAATGCCAAAAACATTAGAAAGTGAGCCTTTTTTCTTGGGATTAATAATCATCCCAACTAAAATATTTGGGGTCGTGACTCGTAAAGCGGAAGTCATGCACGATGCGCCCACACGTACGTTTCAGAAATAAATGAGAGGAAATGGAAAGATGTAAGCTAGAATCAACATTATAAATACGGAAAAGAGAAAAAGGAAATTCTCCTATCTAAGCAATACATACCAGAAGAATGTTTTCTTATAGGAAGCTTAAGGTTTTCATCCTATGCTTCTTAGGTATTATTATGCTCGGAGGCATGGGTCCAGTCCATGCCTTAGTTCATAAGTTTGAGGTATGTTCGCCATCATATCACTAATAATATCAATtgattttgtatttttcttatactccctccgtccatgaaagaatttcctaggagggagtgacacgagttttaataaaatgttgtatagtgtattgagagtggagaaaaagttgtaaagtgtattggaaattgtgaaaaagtattaataatttattgtgttgttttaattaatgttatttgagtggtgggaattgtctttaaaggggagtattttttaagtggtggggtattgtcccaaaataggaaaaagtaggaagttctttcgtggacgtcccgaaatagaaaaataggaagttctttcgtgaacggagggagtatgttttttaattttagaaaaGCTAGCTAATTGGAAGCCTGGATTTGCAGGTGAGAAGATCTTCACACACCAGGCTATGCAGCACCAAAAGCATGCTAACAGTAAACGGGCAGTTCCCAGGGCCAACTATATATGCTAGAAGGGGAGAATTGGTGGTAATCGATGTTATCAATCGCGCCGATGCAAATATAAGTATCCATTGGTACGTGAAATTAAAGCATATTAGTAGTATATATATGATCATATATAATATAGCATTGTGATTTCAGGCATGGAGTAAAAATGCCGAGATATCCATGGACAGACGGCGTCACCCAAGTGACGCAGTGTCCTATTAGTCCCGGCAAGAGGTTTAGACAACGGATGTTGCTCTCCAACGAAGAAGGCACTTTATTTTGGCACGCACACATCGATTGGACTCGAGCTACTGTGTATGGCGCCATCATCATTCTACCGCCCAAGACACACACTTATCCTTTCCCTAAGCCTCATGCTCAACTTCCCATCTTACTAGGTAGCTTGAATTAAGATTCTCGACCAATGTTAATTGTGTTggatttttataattaaattgggAATAACATTGCAGGAGAGTGGTGGAATGCTGATGTGCAACAAGTTTTCGAGAAGTCTATAGCCGAAGGAGTAGCTGCCGATTTTTCTGATGCTTTCCTCATGAATGGTCAACCTGGCGACCTGTATCCCTGCTCAAAACAAGGTAGGCTCTCCAGATAAAATCCAAACAAATAGGAAGTTTTAGTAATTGTTTGATATGATGCAGATACATTGAAGTTGAGTGTGGAGCCGGGCAAGACTTACCTGATCAGAATGGTTAACGCAATGATGAACTACATTATGTACTTCAAAATCAAGGACCACAACGTGACGGTGGTGGGCATGGACGGCGCCTACACGAAGCCGCTGAACACCGATCACATTGCGATTGCCCCCGGCCAGACCATGGATTTCCTGCTGGAAGCCAACCAGCCGCCCAGCCGTTATTACATGGCCGGCAGAGTATGGGCCAGCCCCTATTGGCATACTTACATCCCCACCACAGGAATCGTCGAGTACGTTGGTAACTACACCCCCCCCTCGACACCGGTGCTTCCCTCTTTCCCTGGATTCCAAGGCTGGGCGGAGTCCACCCATTTCAGCAAGAGGCTCAGAAGCCTGGCCAACGACAACTATCCCATCAAACTTCCTATGAACATCACACACAACCTCTTCTTCACTCTCA is a window encoding:
- the LOC131001350 gene encoding laccase-14-like, which produces MFSYRKLKVFILCFLGIIMLGGMGPVHALVHKFEVRRSSHTRLCSTKSMLTVNGQFPGPTIYARRGELVVIDVINRADANISIHWHGVKMPRYPWTDGVTQVTQCPISPGKRFRQRMLLSNEEGTLFWHAHIDWTRATVYGAIIILPPKTHTYPFPKPHAQLPILLGEWWNADVQQVFEKSIAEGVAADFSDAFLMNGQPGDLYPCSKQDTLKLSVEPGKTYLIRMVNAMMNYIMYFKIKDHNVTVVGMDGAYTKPLNTDHIAIAPGQTMDFLLEANQPPSRYYMAGRVWASPYWHTYIPTTGIVEYVGNYTPPSTPVLPSFPGFQGWAESTHFSKRLRSLANDNYPIKLPMNITHNLFFTLTINVGPCFSNSCKNSGRLLASINNISMLYPETQTILEAYYKGIGGVFTTDFPAKPSTIFDFTQGYKPEDEGHTQFGTAVYMLDYNSEVEIVLQGTNFGIGIDHPIHLHGHNFYVIGTGFGNFDPTTDPPRYNLIDPPLMDTVSVPKNGWSTIRFKANNPGVWYMHCHFERHYTWGMKMVFIVKDGEAPNEKMLPPPPDMPRCEAPSQQLLFRI